From the genome of Geobacter sp. SVR, one region includes:
- a CDS encoding secretin N-terminal domain-containing protein yields the protein MRYPTYLTLFSLFAAVLLVSGCSGASRSFSKGEAFEAEGRYEEAMYSYADAFMKDPEGGVYRLRFLNARERAADQHFKQGNEFLSGENYAAAAAEFQAAQGLDPTQARYKQQADAALRLKDAQAAYQEGLEFEKGNKLKDANRLFKHAIELNPDNRNYQAALARVQSQRKSKLEGFELNVKSGKPITLKFKDAKLKDVFAIITQLSGINFIFDEAIKDQPVTIYLENGSFQQALDMLTSMFKLGRKAANESTVIIYPNTPEKKKQYEDMLLRTFHLNYMDAKKAVNLIRTMIQVRKIYVNEESNSIVVRDSADVVDVVDKILDANDVPDPEVVLDVEVVELSDKNAQNVGLLLSNYNVQMAGFTPDGQMLSNSLSTATTTTTGTTTTTTQAGPSNLVKAFTLKGYGGFVTVPSAQYNFGKTLAKGEVLSNPKIRVKNKEKSKFNVGTRVPITTTTLNGTISQVNVQYVDVGVKVNAEPIIQLNNEVVIKLSLEVSSILSQEKVGGADSSTTVVTIGTRNLDTVLSLKDGESSVIGGLIQNTRNDSKQKIFLLGDLPLIGPLISSNDSSKDKTELVLAITPRLVRGVTVPSSNLMAFFSGKEDDPSLVKPLASFEQEPVFEPSGTNGAGTNGVAPAPAGAQRLPSAPVPPQPTLQPQPIQPTQPTPSEMAPAPSETTPPQSAPQPPAPEQSPQPTLQPSSLEPAAPQPAAVQPASVQQQRGLLQIGTPSQVAVGQQFSLDVRVSEVRDLVRAPFAVTFDPLAVKYVSAAEGSFLKQDGKGTVFSGKPDPTGGAVMLSVMREAGSGGVSGAGSLVSLRFQAIKAGTAGFGFRNVGFTGADGSVLAILPFSTALEVR from the coding sequence ATGCGCTACCCGACATATCTCACCCTCTTCAGTCTGTTTGCCGCCGTTCTTCTGGTGTCCGGCTGCTCCGGCGCCAGCCGGTCATTCAGCAAAGGCGAAGCGTTCGAGGCGGAAGGCAGGTACGAAGAGGCCATGTACAGTTATGCCGATGCCTTTATGAAGGACCCGGAAGGGGGCGTATATCGGCTTCGATTCCTCAATGCCAGGGAAAGGGCTGCTGATCAGCACTTCAAGCAGGGCAATGAGTTTCTGTCCGGAGAAAATTACGCGGCAGCGGCGGCCGAGTTCCAGGCTGCACAGGGCCTCGATCCTACCCAGGCGCGCTACAAACAGCAGGCCGATGCAGCCCTGCGCCTGAAGGATGCCCAGGCAGCGTACCAGGAGGGGCTCGAATTCGAGAAGGGCAACAAACTGAAGGATGCCAACCGCTTGTTCAAGCATGCCATCGAACTGAACCCCGACAACCGGAATTACCAGGCTGCGCTTGCCCGGGTGCAGAGCCAGCGCAAGAGCAAGCTGGAAGGATTCGAGCTTAACGTGAAATCCGGCAAGCCGATCACTCTGAAGTTCAAGGATGCCAAGCTCAAGGATGTGTTCGCCATCATCACCCAGTTGTCCGGGATCAATTTCATCTTTGACGAGGCCATCAAGGATCAGCCGGTCACGATCTACCTGGAAAACGGCAGTTTCCAGCAGGCCCTGGACATGCTGACCAGCATGTTCAAGCTGGGGCGCAAGGCTGCCAACGAGAGCACGGTGATCATCTATCCCAATACGCCGGAGAAGAAGAAACAGTACGAAGACATGCTGCTGCGCACCTTCCATCTCAACTACATGGACGCCAAGAAAGCGGTCAACCTGATCCGGACCATGATCCAGGTGCGCAAGATCTATGTCAACGAGGAGTCCAATTCCATCGTGGTGCGCGATTCCGCCGACGTGGTCGACGTGGTCGACAAGATCCTCGATGCCAACGACGTGCCGGACCCGGAGGTGGTGTTGGATGTGGAGGTGGTTGAACTCAGTGATAAGAATGCCCAGAACGTGGGGCTGCTGCTGAGCAATTACAACGTTCAGATGGCCGGTTTTACTCCGGACGGACAGATGCTGTCCAATTCACTTTCCACGGCAACCACGACAACCACTGGCACAACCACCACTACCACTCAGGCGGGCCCCAGCAATCTGGTCAAGGCATTCACCCTGAAAGGCTATGGAGGTTTTGTAACGGTACCGAGCGCCCAGTACAATTTCGGCAAGACCCTGGCCAAGGGGGAGGTGCTCTCGAACCCCAAGATCAGGGTCAAGAACAAGGAGAAGTCCAAGTTCAACGTCGGCACCCGGGTGCCGATTACCACCACGACCCTCAACGGCACGATCTCGCAGGTCAATGTCCAGTACGTGGACGTGGGGGTCAAGGTCAATGCCGAGCCGATCATTCAGCTCAACAACGAGGTGGTCATCAAGCTGAGCCTGGAGGTCAGCTCGATCCTTTCCCAAGAGAAAGTGGGGGGGGCGGACAGTTCCACCACCGTGGTGACCATCGGCACCAGGAACCTCGATACGGTGCTGAGTCTCAAGGACGGGGAGAGCAGCGTCATCGGCGGCCTGATCCAGAACACCAGGAACGACAGCAAGCAGAAGATCTTTCTGTTGGGGGACCTGCCGCTGATCGGTCCGCTGATCTCGAGCAACGATAGCAGCAAGGACAAGACCGAGCTGGTCTTGGCCATCACGCCGCGCCTGGTGCGGGGGGTGACCGTTCCCAGCAGCAATCTGATGGCGTTCTTCTCCGGCAAGGAGGACGACCCCTCGCTGGTGAAGCCGTTGGCCTCGTTCGAACAGGAGCCGGTCTTCGAACCATCCGGAACCAACGGAGCCGGAACGAACGGAGTCGCCCCGGCACCTGCCGGAGCCCAGCGTCTGCCATCAGCGCCGGTACCGCCTCAGCCGACGCTGCAGCCACAACCGATTCAGCCGACGCAGCCGACACCTTCGGAAATGGCCCCGGCACCATCGGAAACAACACCGCCACAATCTGCGCCGCAACCGCCGGCACCGGAACAGTCGCCGCAACCGACCTTGCAGCCTTCCTCCCTGGAGCCTGCGGCACCTCAGCCGGCGGCCGTGCAGCCGGCGAGCGTGCAGCAGCAAAGGGGACTGCTGCAGATCGGCACCCCCTCCCAGGTTGCGGTGGGGCAACAGTTCAGCCTGGACGTACGGGTGAGCGAGGTCAGGGATCTGGTCCGGGCTCCCTTTGCGGTGACCTTCGATCCGCTCGCTGTCAAATATGTCTCTGCCGCGGAAGGGAGCTTTCTCAAACAGGACGGAAAAGGGACCGTCTTCTCCGGCAAACCTGATCCTACCGGCGGTGCCGTAATGCTGAGCGTGATGCGCGAAGCCGGCAGCGGCGGGGTGTCCGGCGCAGGAAGCCTGGTTTCCCTGAGATTCCAGGCCATCAAAGCGGGGACCGCCGGTTTCGGATTCCGCAATGTCGGCTTTACTGGTGCAGACGGCAGCGTGCTTGCCATCCTGCCATTCAGCACAGCCCTAGAGGTCAGGTAA
- a CDS encoding type II secretion system protein: protein MKPRLNEKGFTFIVAIFMVTIMGILSVSTGKSWMLVMKREREKELLFRGSQIKEAIENWYNPKYIPGGGPGSKTVTALTDLRDLMGGGQTANKNPYLPHHYAGQLDENRRCGSDCPKLFIEQDPMTGKKWLLVRDAACTSGYPEACRGVPGGGIVGVASPSDDIPIRTNFKDTALENLGIAGTGTTTTETAGGVPTAAPATSPSPGAATQPVTGGTIDKYSQWKFIADKNNDHAQIYRAYHEGL, encoded by the coding sequence ATGAAACCACGCTTGAACGAAAAAGGGTTTACCTTCATTGTCGCCATTTTCATGGTGACCATCATGGGGATTCTGTCAGTCTCCACCGGCAAGTCATGGATGCTGGTCATGAAGCGCGAGCGTGAAAAGGAACTGCTGTTCCGCGGAAGCCAGATCAAGGAAGCCATCGAAAACTGGTATAATCCCAAATATATCCCCGGGGGAGGGCCCGGAAGCAAAACAGTCACCGCGTTGACGGATCTGAGAGACCTGATGGGAGGCGGCCAGACCGCCAACAAAAATCCCTATCTGCCCCATCATTACGCCGGACAGCTGGATGAAAACCGGAGATGCGGTTCCGACTGCCCCAAGCTCTTTATCGAGCAGGACCCCATGACCGGAAAGAAATGGCTCCTGGTCAGAGATGCCGCCTGTACCAGCGGATATCCGGAAGCCTGCAGGGGGGTACCGGGAGGCGGGATTGTGGGGGTGGCAAGTCCGAGCGACGACATCCCCATCAGGACGAATTTCAAAGATACTGCCCTCGAGAACCTGGGCATTGCCGGTACCGGCACCACCACTACGGAAACCGCAGGGGGCGTTCCCACTGCTGCACCGGCAACGTCACCGTCACCGGGAGCAGCAACACAACCCGTAACCGGCGGCACGATCGACAAATACAGCCAGTGGAAGTTCATCGCCGACAAGAATAACGATCATGCACAGATTTACCGTGCCTATCACGAAGGGCTGTAA
- a CDS encoding type II secretion system protein produces MKPLRTHSGVSLLELIVTITIVGILAASVMPLVRNTAIRSKEVELRRNLRVIRIAIDDYKKSFDKMPDGPLKTGSGYPKDLQELVEGRDFGDPKVGKVKFLRRKVLNPLDPKSADDEKWGWELRSYKDKPDSTKWGGEDVFDVYAPQEGTALDGSKYKEW; encoded by the coding sequence GTGAAACCGTTGAGGACCCATAGCGGCGTTTCCCTGCTCGAACTGATCGTGACGATCACCATCGTGGGGATTCTCGCCGCCAGTGTGATGCCTCTGGTCAGGAACACGGCCATCAGGTCGAAAGAGGTCGAACTGCGCAGGAACCTCCGCGTCATCCGCATCGCCATCGACGACTACAAAAAGAGTTTCGACAAGATGCCCGACGGACCGCTGAAAACGGGCAGCGGCTATCCCAAGGATCTGCAGGAGCTTGTCGAAGGGCGCGATTTCGGGGACCCCAAGGTCGGCAAGGTCAAGTTCCTGCGCAGGAAGGTGCTCAATCCCCTGGATCCCAAGAGCGCCGACGACGAAAAATGGGGATGGGAGCTGCGCTCCTACAAGGACAAGCCCGATTCGACCAAATGGGGGGGCGAGGATGTCTTCGACGTCTATGCGCCGCAGGAAGGAACCGCTCTTGACGGCAGCAAATATAAGGAATGGTAA
- a CDS encoding general secretion pathway protein GspG, with amino-acid sequence MIVVSIIGILAAIAIPNYQWGIIKAREAVLRETLYNLRNIIDQFYADQGKYPDSLDDLKQKQYLRDIPKDPMTGNTEWEIVPPPAGSSPATGGTSSAGAAATGATTGADLGNVFDVKSRSDKVSPTTNTPYKDW; translated from the coding sequence ATGATCGTGGTTTCGATTATCGGCATTCTTGCCGCGATCGCCATACCCAATTACCAGTGGGGCATCATCAAGGCCAGGGAGGCGGTGTTGCGGGAAACACTGTACAACCTCAGGAACATAATCGATCAATTCTACGCCGACCAGGGCAAGTACCCCGATTCTCTGGATGACCTCAAACAGAAACAGTATCTGCGTGACATCCCCAAAGATCCCATGACCGGTAATACCGAGTGGGAAATCGTGCCCCCCCCTGCGGGCAGTTCCCCGGCAACCGGCGGCACCAGTTCCGCCGGCGCTGCTGCAACCGGTGCGACCACCGGAGCCGACTTGGGAAATGTCTTTGACGTGAAAAGCCGTTCCGACAAGGTAAGCCCTACGACAAACACCCCTTATAAAGATTGGTAG
- the ftsE gene encoding cell division ATP-binding protein FtsE — protein sequence MIQLHNVSLSYQNDATALNGINLRIEKGEFIFLTGPSGAGKTTLLRLLYGALKPTSGQVLIDGQNISRMTSSQIPLLRRSIGIVFQDFKLLPNRTVFENVAITLEVLGWGRADVGKKVMHILKQMGMESKYNLIPQRLSGGEQQRVALARALVNDPKILLADEPTGNLDEANKNQILAIFKDANVRGTTVVVATHDRRLIEGSQKRLVTLSKGDIVEQVEKEEPGRE from the coding sequence ATGATCCAGTTGCATAACGTATCCCTGTCCTATCAAAATGATGCCACCGCTCTGAACGGTATCAATCTGCGGATCGAGAAGGGAGAGTTCATCTTTCTGACAGGTCCCTCCGGTGCCGGCAAGACGACACTGCTGCGCCTGCTGTACGGTGCCCTCAAACCCACCAGCGGACAAGTGCTGATCGACGGACAGAACATCTCGCGCATGACCTCCTCTCAAATTCCTTTACTGCGCCGGTCGATCGGAATAGTATTTCAGGACTTCAAGCTGCTCCCGAACCGGACCGTTTTCGAGAATGTCGCGATCACCCTGGAGGTGCTGGGGTGGGGACGGGCCGATGTCGGGAAAAAGGTGATGCACATCCTCAAGCAGATGGGGATGGAGTCCAAGTACAACCTGATACCGCAGCGACTTTCCGGCGGCGAACAGCAGCGCGTTGCCCTGGCCCGTGCACTGGTGAACGATCCCAAGATACTTCTGGCGGACGAACCGACCGGTAATTTGGATGAGGCCAACAAGAACCAGATTCTCGCCATTTTCAAAGATGCCAATGTACGGGGTACGACGGTCGTTGTTGCAACCCATGACCGCCGTCTGATCGAAGGCAGCCAGAAGCGTCTGGTGACACTCAGCAAGGGAGATATCGTTGAACAGGTGGAAAAAGAAGAACCCGGCCGTGAGTAA
- the ftsX gene encoding permease-like cell division protein FtsX, whose protein sequence is MNRWKKKNPAVSNVKKRPALSGEGVGGRFGYFVRRALVNIRQNMFVNVVTIGTITLALLIVSLFLLVFVNLENVTDAWSERVQVTAYFEKELSAQEQTAMRATIMAIPGVSKVTFVSRDEALKRFRDRLRGQQTLLEGVRPEILPASFEIALKRSSRDTSGIEAFVANLKRVPGIGEVQYGEEWVRRFNTFLNFLRLLGALLGSFLLIAVVFIISNTIKLTIYARRDELEVMSLVGGTRFFIKAPFLIEGILQGGAGALVAMALLFGLYEGFLHNAGSFMAFNPSAAGLSFLPLEYVGGLVLAGILLGFAGSLTSLNRFMTNRQ, encoded by the coding sequence TTGAACAGGTGGAAAAAGAAGAACCCGGCCGTGAGTAACGTCAAAAAGAGGCCGGCCCTTTCCGGAGAAGGAGTGGGGGGGCGCTTCGGCTACTTTGTCCGCCGGGCGCTGGTCAATATCCGGCAGAACATGTTCGTCAATGTGGTCACCATCGGCACCATAACCCTTGCGCTCCTGATCGTATCGCTGTTTCTGCTCGTATTCGTCAACCTGGAGAACGTTACCGATGCCTGGAGCGAGCGGGTGCAGGTAACGGCCTATTTCGAGAAGGAGCTGTCCGCTCAGGAACAGACGGCCATGCGTGCCACTATCATGGCAATTCCGGGTGTCTCCAAGGTGACCTTCGTTTCCCGGGATGAGGCGCTCAAGCGGTTCAGGGACAGGCTGCGCGGACAGCAGACCCTGCTGGAGGGGGTAAGGCCCGAAATACTGCCGGCCTCCTTCGAGATCGCACTGAAGCGTTCCAGCCGCGATACCTCCGGCATCGAGGCTTTTGTGGCCAATCTCAAGCGTGTGCCCGGCATCGGTGAGGTGCAGTACGGCGAGGAGTGGGTCAGGCGTTTCAACACCTTTCTCAATTTCCTGCGCCTGCTCGGGGCGCTTTTGGGATCGTTCCTGCTGATTGCTGTTGTCTTCATTATTTCAAATACCATCAAATTGACCATTTATGCCCGTCGCGACGAGCTGGAGGTGATGTCGCTGGTGGGGGGCACCCGCTTTTTCATCAAGGCTCCCTTCCTGATCGAGGGGATCCTGCAGGGGGGAGCCGGTGCACTGGTGGCCATGGCACTGCTGTTCGGCCTGTATGAGGGTTTCCTGCACAACGCCGGCAGCTTCATGGCCTTCAACCCGTCAGCGGCCGGCCTGTCGTTTCTGCCGCTGGAGTATGTCGGGGGACTGGTGCTGGCCGGCATACTGCTCGGTTTCGCCGGCAGCCTGACATCGCTCAACCGCTTCATGACCAACCGGCAATGA
- a CDS encoding murein hydrolase activator EnvC yields the protein MKRLLCIVLLLGFVSGARGENPKEALKGVKQEIDAKKQLITKTRKVEAVISTELSEIRHSLDQKVADLGKLNRDLQQVESTLDRTGQDIARVTAEASQKKQEIERRLVSLYKAGELGALRMFFSAESFPQMVENMRYMNSILEHDKKIFSDYNGKIDELRRLKSNLERDAAKKAHIKDGIASKKREIEQEKSRKAAYLQKVRQDRAGYEKSLKELQANASRLQAMLNRLEALSRRKLAPRQEKPGTKSKPLPELPPVPDRGFASQKGRMSLPVRGEVVETYGKHKHPEFNSYTFSKGLSIAAGMGSDIRSIYDGNVIFADYFKGYGNMVIVDHGGGYFSLYAHAGKILKKIGADVAKNEAVATVGDTDSTRGPLLYFEIRHQGKPVDPAGWVR from the coding sequence ATGAAACGATTGCTGTGCATAGTTCTGCTGCTCGGTTTCGTGTCCGGCGCCCGGGGAGAAAATCCCAAGGAGGCATTGAAAGGGGTCAAACAGGAAATCGACGCTAAAAAGCAGCTGATTACCAAGACCCGCAAGGTTGAAGCGGTCATTTCCACCGAATTGTCGGAGATCCGCCACAGCCTTGATCAGAAGGTGGCCGACCTCGGAAAACTGAACCGTGATCTGCAGCAGGTGGAATCGACTCTGGATCGGACCGGCCAGGATATTGCCAGGGTCACGGCAGAGGCCAGTCAGAAGAAGCAGGAGATCGAACGCAGGCTGGTATCGCTCTACAAGGCAGGCGAGTTGGGTGCACTGCGGATGTTTTTTTCAGCCGAATCGTTTCCCCAGATGGTTGAGAACATGCGCTATATGAATTCGATTCTTGAACATGACAAAAAGATTTTTTCGGATTACAATGGCAAGATTGATGAGTTACGGCGCCTGAAGAGTAATCTTGAGCGTGATGCCGCCAAAAAGGCGCACATCAAGGACGGCATCGCCTCCAAAAAACGGGAGATAGAGCAAGAGAAGAGCAGGAAGGCCGCCTATCTGCAGAAGGTCCGCCAGGATCGCGCCGGGTACGAAAAGTCGCTCAAGGAGCTGCAAGCCAATGCTTCCCGCCTCCAGGCCATGCTAAACCGCCTCGAGGCGCTCAGCCGCCGGAAGCTCGCGCCACGCCAGGAAAAGCCCGGCACCAAGTCCAAGCCGCTGCCCGAGCTGCCCCCCGTTCCGGACCGGGGCTTCGCATCCCAGAAAGGGCGCATGTCCCTGCCGGTCAGGGGAGAGGTCGTGGAAACCTACGGCAAGCACAAACATCCGGAATTCAACTCCTACACCTTCAGCAAGGGGTTGTCCATTGCAGCCGGCATGGGAAGCGATATCAGGTCCATTTATGACGGCAACGTCATTTTTGCTGATTATTTCAAAGGTTACGGTAATATGGTCATCGTGGATCATGGAGGCGGATATTTCAGTCTCTACGCGCATGCCGGAAAAATTCTGAAGAAGATCGGGGCTGATGTGGCCAAAAACGAAGCGGTTGCCACGGTAGGAGATACCGATTCCACCCGCGGACCGCTGCTTTACTTCGAAATCAGGCATCAGGGCAAACCGGTGGATCCGGCGGGCTGGGTCAGGTAA
- a CDS encoding S41 family peptidase: protein MFPSGSKKKRILAGLVITMATLVIFIGISSQRRCAAEGKGSDYETIELFTDVMAIIKKSYVEEVDTKKLVYGAINGMLASLDPHSSFMPPDTYKEMKIDTKGTFGGLGIEITIKDGILTVISPIEDTPAFKAGIKSGDQILKIDERFTKDLNINDAVKRMRGLKGTKVTLTIMREGFDKPMEFPLIRDVIQVKSVRSRMLDSGYGYVRIAQFQEKTDEDLTKALKTLQDENKGALSGLVLDLRNDPGGLLDQAVKVADHFIEDGLIVYTEGREKDSKMQFSARKTGKEPNYPIVVLINGGSASASEIVAGALQDHKRAIVMGTQSFGKGSVQTIIPLSDESGLRLTTARYYTPNGRSIQAKGITPDIVVQRLELPKESDKKEGLHLREKDLENHFEVEDKDSKKDEKKEEKKEEKKESTLSTKPDDNLKNDYQVMRALDLLKGWEIMKKMGSTK from the coding sequence ATGTTCCCATCAGGCAGTAAAAAGAAACGTATTCTGGCAGGGTTGGTCATAACCATGGCCACATTGGTGATCTTCATCGGCATCAGCTCGCAACGCCGCTGTGCCGCGGAGGGGAAAGGGAGCGATTACGAAACGATCGAGCTCTTCACCGATGTGATGGCGATCATCAAGAAAAGTTATGTGGAGGAGGTCGATACCAAGAAGCTGGTCTACGGTGCCATTAACGGCATGCTGGCCTCTCTGGATCCCCATAGCTCGTTCATGCCTCCCGATACCTACAAGGAGATGAAGATCGATACCAAGGGCACCTTCGGCGGCCTGGGCATCGAGATTACGATCAAGGACGGCATTCTGACCGTCATCTCCCCGATCGAGGATACCCCCGCCTTCAAGGCCGGCATCAAATCAGGCGATCAAATCCTCAAGATAGATGAACGCTTTACCAAAGACCTGAACATCAATGATGCGGTCAAGCGCATGCGAGGGCTGAAGGGCACCAAGGTCACCCTGACCATTATGCGGGAAGGGTTCGACAAGCCGATGGAATTTCCCCTTATCCGCGACGTGATCCAGGTCAAAAGCGTTCGTTCGCGCATGCTGGACAGCGGTTACGGCTATGTGCGCATCGCCCAGTTCCAGGAAAAGACCGACGAAGACCTGACCAAGGCGCTCAAAACGCTGCAGGATGAGAACAAAGGGGCTCTCTCCGGGCTGGTGCTTGACCTGCGCAACGATCCCGGCGGGCTCTTGGATCAGGCGGTCAAGGTGGCGGATCATTTCATAGAGGATGGTCTGATCGTCTACACCGAAGGGCGCGAGAAGGACTCGAAGATGCAGTTTTCGGCCCGCAAGACCGGCAAGGAACCCAACTATCCCATCGTTGTGCTGATCAACGGCGGCAGCGCCAGCGCCTCCGAGATCGTGGCCGGCGCCCTGCAGGACCACAAGCGCGCCATCGTGATGGGGACCCAGAGTTTCGGCAAGGGCTCGGTGCAGACCATCATCCCGCTGTCGGACGAATCGGGTTTGCGCCTGACCACGGCTCGTTACTACACCCCTAACGGCCGGTCGATTCAGGCCAAGGGCATCACCCCTGACATAGTCGTCCAGCGCCTGGAGCTTCCCAAAGAGTCGGACAAGAAGGAAGGGCTGCACCTGCGCGAGAAGGACCTGGAAAATCACTTCGAGGTCGAGGATAAGGACTCCAAGAAAGACGAGAAAAAGGAAGAGAAGAAAGAAGAAAAGAAAGAAAGCACGCTGTCCACCAAGCCTGATGACAACCTGAAGAACGATTACCAGGTCATGCGGGCGCTTGATCTGCTCAAGGGCTGGGAGATCATGAAGAAGATGGGCAGCACCAAGTAA
- a CDS encoding divergent polysaccharide deacetylase family protein, with the protein MAKSGINRYKQKPGGGRYAALAILALIILTVGGYLIVHRSSRPAQTVTPAAPVAPPVQQSPVVPNTPPPATDDSISPTVPSPPAVTVVPPVITPREKPSPGTGLLAVIIDDMGTNLQEARALADIGVPITFSIIPGLHSYREVAAFAAAGRIETMIHIPMQPKGWPQRRLESNGLLVSMADADISAHVEGFIKDIPGAAGANNHMGSEFTEHEDKMRPVLEALGRKGLFFIDSMTSANTVGARMAHDMAIKTARRHVFLDNEQNDAYIRGQLKQAVALAKKKGAAIAICHPHPATIRTLAAVLPDLERQGITLVAASRLVK; encoded by the coding sequence ATGGCAAAATCCGGAATCAATCGCTACAAACAGAAGCCGGGCGGCGGCAGGTACGCCGCCCTGGCTATTCTGGCGCTCATCATCCTCACTGTCGGCGGCTACCTGATTGTCCATCGCTCCAGCCGCCCGGCTCAAACCGTTACACCGGCTGCGCCCGTTGCGCCGCCAGTGCAGCAGTCTCCGGTCGTACCGAACACCCCACCCCCAGCCACGGACGACTCAATATCCCCGACAGTGCCGTCCCCACCAGCCGTGACCGTCGTGCCACCGGTGATCACTCCCCGGGAAAAGCCCTCCCCGGGCACCGGCCTGCTGGCCGTCATCATCGACGATATGGGCACAAACCTGCAGGAAGCCAGGGCCCTGGCCGACATCGGCGTCCCGATTACCTTCTCGATCATTCCGGGGCTGCACAGCTACCGCGAGGTGGCTGCATTTGCCGCCGCTGGCAGGATCGAAACCATGATTCACATTCCCATGCAGCCCAAAGGATGGCCGCAGCGGCGCCTTGAATCCAACGGCCTGCTGGTTTCCATGGCAGACGCCGATATCTCGGCACATGTGGAAGGGTTTATCAAAGATATCCCCGGTGCAGCCGGAGCCAACAACCATATGGGCTCGGAGTTCACCGAACACGAGGATAAGATGCGGCCGGTGCTGGAGGCGCTGGGAAGGAAAGGGCTCTTCTTCATCGACAGCATGACCTCCGCGAACACGGTGGGAGCGAGAATGGCGCACGACATGGCGATCAAGACGGCGCGCCGGCATGTATTCCTGGATAACGAACAGAATGACGCCTACATCCGAGGACAGCTCAAGCAGGCAGTGGCGCTGGCCAAAAAGAAGGGCGCCGCCATTGCCATCTGCCATCCCCATCCGGCCACGATCAGAACGCTTGCCGCAGTGCTGCCCGACCTCGAACGGCAAGGCATTACCCTGGTAGCGGCCTCCCGCCTTGTAAAATAA